The DNA region GTGAGTATATTACCTTTTTTCTAGATTTTAGTACGGCTATCCTGCAAGAATGCACATCTACTTTAGGCACGTTAGTTCGTTTATTTTAGCTCCTATTTTTTTAGGCGTCTTGATTTTTACAGATTTATATGCCATTAAAACATATAGAGAACTTCTAGTACTTTTGACTTTTGTTTTGTCTTATATTACTTTGCGATGAGCTTAAGTGGAGTGACACAGTTAGTATAACCGACCCCGGGTTGCTTGGAATTGAGACGTAGTTGTTGTTTTACTATGAACAATGTGTTACTGTCTCATATTTAGAACATTGTAGTTGCTAGAAATGTAAATCAAGTTGAGAATTTTGCATCTAATGACAGGGAGGAAGCTTGTAGCTGGAAGTGGGATAGGAGGGATGAAAGAGACACAAGAAATGCTAAATTTTGCtgcaaaacacaatataacagcAGAAGTTGAAGTCATTCCAATGGATTATGTAAATACTGCATTAGAGCGTCTTGCAAAAGGTGATGTTAAATACCGGTTTGTCATTGATGTTGGTAATACCCTCAAAGCAGAATGATTAAGAGTTTTGGTTCTTGTAATTATAGCATTTTACGATGTTTTGGGCATGATACAGTGAGTTTGATTTCTTCGTGAGATACATTGGTTTAGAAACGGACCCTCCCGGACCCTTGGAGTGAAGCCCTTTCCCAGACCTGCATGAACATGGGATACTTTGTGTACTGGACTTCTTTCATAAGCATTtagagttttttaaaaaaatatttttcttgaccaTTCAGTATTTTGTAATTAATGGCGAACTAATCTGAATCACATGAGAAAATATATGATGAATTATGAGTAGCTTCTCAAATGTCAAATATTGGAAATTGTTGATAGCCTTTCATCTTCGGTGCAGCAAAATCTTTCATTTATGTGTTACTTCTCCACAAGATGGAAGTTTAGTACTAATAAGAgtaaggcataatacataaatagactCTCAAACTTGTCCTtagctggcaagtatgccctccaactttgggtgtgcacaagtaggcacgtcaacttgtctccactttgtcagttgaacactccaacttagaatgatcatctagacacctctaAAATTTATGTGTCaagtcagcatttgtgtttacatgttcaactttatacaagttgaggtgcctacttgtgcacacccaaattTGGCAGGTATACTTGTcagctgaggccaagtttaaGGGATTGTTTATGCATTATGCCTAAGATTAAATATACTTGATTAACAAAAAGATTGTGCAGTAAACATGATCAAGGGAGGCAGTCATCGGCATGGTGACCTATGTGGGCAGTAAGGTTAAAAAATACACAATGTTGGTGTTGAATATTTAGCCAGATTGTGCCACTTGTCAGAGACAGGATTCAAAACTTTTAACTTTGTGAAATCCACCCCTTTAAATTCCTACTGTTGAATCCAGTTACTCTTGAAATTATAGGTTAAGAATTTAATATATGTTGAAATTTTAATACTTCCTCGCATTTATATTTTCACCTGGTGTAAAAAATACTGGGTTCAGATGAACCTAGTCAATCAAGTTGCGTCACCTCTCCACCAGTAAATCAGGCTACATCCGTCTCTATCGGTCGTGATAACACATGATGATACTTATATTATGATGGTATTTGAAGGCTTCTTACAGTGGGAGTAATCCCAAAGAATAGCCACATAACACTGATTCTGTCATTGTTGGAGTCAAGGAATCAAGAAAACTGCTTCAAGTAAGTTACTGTAATGCCATATCCTTCAATACAATTTCCTAAAAAATTTGTAGTACAGACAAAAACAAAGCACTCGGTTAGCACAGCCTAGCGAATCAAGGTCATAATTGTAAACTAAATCTTGCTGCTGTAAAACACTATGAACCTATAATACAGTGAGAAGAACTACGGGTCCAGGCAATCCTCTTCTTGAACGGCTTTCATTGACAAAGTTCAGAATGTGTAACAGAAACATAAGAATATTTGCTAGATTCAGCTTTGATATGACCAAGCACAGACCAGCAAATCCAGCATTTGCAGGAGCATGAATTAGGTTGTGAGAAGTTGGAGCCACGCGTTTATATATCATCTAGAAGTCCAGGTTCCCTGTCTTAGAACTTCCAGAACAACTACCAGAAGTACCATACGAACTTCCACTTGAACCATCAACTGGGGCTTGATTAAGGCATTCTAAAACCAATGCCCTTCGTTTTCGCAGCTTCATTGAGAATGTTGTGGCTTCCAGAATTGCAGGGACCTGTTAAAAGATTTGGATCAACTTACCCCATAAGTTTGACAGACAGACAATAACAAAGAAGTTAGAAATATTGTCACTCCCCTCAAGGATGATTGATTGCACTTTTGATGCTCTAACACAATTTTTATTTCGTTAATTATCCAAGACTATCATGGAAGTCCACTTTACCAATATTTCTTTATTGTTTCTGATAATATTCGCGTACATTTAATTATGCTTAAGGATTAGATAAGAAAAGAATAGAAGCGTAAACGCTAAGAACGACGTCCATTTTCTCAAGTCAACATGCTCTTAGAAAATGTTGAGTTTCTTTAACTCAAAATCCAAGCATCAATTGTTTAGCACATTATCCATTCTCAATAAATCAGACAAGTAAGGAAAATATGCATTCCAGAAAAGGTTAAGTCACCTGTGTATTTATGCGAGCAACTTTATGTACACTCAGAAGGCCCAGCATGTCTTGGTAACCAGTTAAGAGTTTTGCCAATTCCTTGTCCTCATCTGCAGCAAGCTTTAGTCACATTTTATACAAGAACAAAGATGAAACTTTCTATAATGGATTAAACAGAGGCCTACCAGGAATAGCTTTGACAGATATCAAGGTATCAGCCAGATGCTGCCATCTCTTTAAAAAGGTCAGTGAGACAAGTGAGGGTGGAAAGGATATGACCGCAACTGCACCCGAAGATCGAACCATACCTTTTAACGATCTTATAAAAGATAGCATATCCCAATCCTGCATCAAGATGCAAACACAACATCAAATTTTGCAATGAGAGTCCCACGGGGCAACTAGAACCCAAAAGGAGCAAAAAGTTTCATCGCGCATTTGGTCTAGCGTGAAACCCTTCATCCCCATCCCCGCCCTGAAAAGAAAACACCACCTTTATACAAACAACAAACAACCATGATTTTGATGGCCTAGTTAGTCCCGCAGCCGCCAGTGAGTTATTAATTGAGAAGAAATTAAAGCATAAACTAGATTACAAGTTAccaaaattcagaaaataacctTGTCAGAGAAGTCGCACTGAGGTGAACATAGCGACTGAATAGCAATACGACCGGCACATATGATGTTTCCATCAGATCTGACATTATATTAGAAGAAACTTTTACAACATATTCAAGTGATCAATCCTATATAATCAGAACTAAAGAAGCCCCAGAAACAAAATTCACGCCAGTATAGTCCAAACAGGTAACAGAACTTAATTGACAAAACCACCGTTTGAAAGGTAATCCTGATCACAGCAATATTGGAAGGGGCCAAACTGGACAAAGAACAGCAGAGTTTGATGCTTCATTCACAATATCAATGATTTATTAGTTCTTCTCAATAAAACCACTAGCTTAATATATGTGTGCATATAGTTTGCGAAACGGTATTTGCTTTCTCAATTCAAATGGAATGATGATGCTTTTGAATAAAAGAAATTCAACTGATAAAAAGTACTATTCCGTCCCATATTCCATATAAAAACAGAATATAGTGAAAATTATGACTTTTGTCACTTTAGATAAGAAAATTTCAATTGCAGGAGAAGAAGGAGAGTAGACACCAACGCAGAGTGTCTCCTTGAAGTTACTTGAAAAGGGAAAAAATTACAGATTGCAAGGATATTGTGTATCTGCTAGATACTTTAATTGCGGAAAAATCTATAGCGGACATCATAATTGCACAAACATAAAGAACTTAAGTTGTTTGTGATTCTATCTCAATATTTTAGTTTTTCCTTTCACTGCCAAATCATTTTAAAGATTATCCAGCCAACATATGTTAGATATGCGTTGAAGCATCCTTATTCCTTGAGTGGGCAACTTGATAAATTGCAATTTTGGTTCATAATCACATCCAACATGAAAACCATAACtgaatatacggaaataaagataTGAAAATACTTTGATACTTGAGCTGAGAAGGTTGAACAACGTTCAAGCAGAGGGGCTAGATTCGGAGAATCTCGAAGACTAATGCAATCAACCCGCTGCCCACTATAGAAGTGCCTTTCTAGGGGCTTTCGCAAGTCAAAGTCATTGCAGTATTCAGCTTTCCCACCTGCATACAAAATGCAAAAGCTAATCTTCAGATTCAGCATAAGTCTCGCTTTCAATTAAGAACATAGTTACAAACAAAGGAATAGAAAGTCTTCTACACAGATGAGAGGGCTTGGTCTCAGAGCTAATTCCACAATCAGTGCCTTCACAATATTCTCGTTTtgtctcgtttttttttttttttgcttgaaggGATGACCATAAGGAAATTTCAACTCATACTTACAAGTTGTTTAACGGTAGAAACATATTATCGTGGCTTTAAGAAAACTGCAAAATAGTAAATAGGGACTTCAAAAAAGCATCATTCTATTGAATATTTCACGAGACTTGAGTCAATCTCACAACAGATTCCCCTTAGCAGACAGGATCCATTTCCTCTTTCTTTACACTATAACCAGTAAATGATATCATGGATATTTTTAGTCACCTCTCCACAAGACATAGTCCAATTCAAAACAAACTTGATCTTTGATTTTGCAAGAAAGAATTAGCTTAATCAACTGAAGTCAATCTCTAGAGGaaaaataatcattattcatcgtACGAATAAGGCGTCAAGTACTCATACCTCTTTGGACCTCCGAATTTTGTTCCCCAAAGTACTTCTTATATTGCCAAGCGATTCTTAAATTCGCGTCCTGTAATTTAAAATGGATCTAAAACTTCAACTTCTAGGAAACAACAAGGCCTACATTATCATATATGATACGTTCGTATATAATATTATACTAAGACATTGGAAAGCAAGGTATAAACCTGTTCTGCTGGCCGTTCATGAGACTTTTCCTCCTTAGAAGCCATTGGACTAGGCAAAGTTCCAAGAAAGCCTCGGGGATCTTTTTCTGGGCTAGCATAAAGTAGGGGTTGTTTGTGAATCAGGCCCTGAGACATGAAATTTCTCAGTAAAAGCATATGATGAGGTGCCTCAGGGTCTTCCATAATCATGACTAGGCTTCCCAAGGTAAAGCCACCGCCCAAAATCTCTGGATATATAACAAACAAATGGGAAAGGAAAAAAGAGTTTATATACATTTCACGCTAGCTAGTAAtaacaaagaaaaggaaaagagacACTAAAGGAGAGGTAGTGGGAATTACGGTCAAGATCTGGTATGCCTGATGAAAGAAATGATGTGCCATTTGGACCAAGCTTAACTCCAGGAATCTGAGATGTAGCTGCACTAGATATGTTTCGAGAAAAACTGCTGGCACGGGGCCTACTTGAAGCCATGAAACTTCTTATAGATCAACTCTTCATAAAAAGAAGGAAGCAAAATTAGTAACAAAATCAAGCTCAACCAAATTGTAAGAATTTCAAATCATATGTCATGGCTAGCAAATGAAAATTTAGCAGCATCAAAATGGACTTATCTTAGTAGAATTTTAATAGAACATAGAAGTTAATTCTTCTAGAATTGTCACTTCCAAGCacaaataaatgaacaaaataaaacaTTGTGCAGAGCAGGGGCGAAGCCAGGAATACAGTTAAGAGTGTTCAAATTTCGGAgaagtaaaataaaaaaacatgatGAGTGGGAGCACCCAAATTTTTAAATCAAACTACGTACTACTTAGCTATAACATAAATATTCTTGTAATAGAACCAATAATTGTATAAATCAAAACTAACATAAGGAAGTCAACAAAAGTAATTCTACCTGTGAAAGCAAAATCGAGTCCAAACTAGGTAACCAATAAAGAAGAAGAACTACCTGGCCTTAATTAATTCTTACTAATTTCAAAACTCGGATCCTCTGCTCCCTATTATAGCTCTATCTCCACACAAGTTCTTTTTAAGGACAATGAATAAACTAATGAAACTAAAAGTATTATGGCACTTGTAGCGGAGGTATAGTATACTTCTCAAAGCTAAGAACAAATAATGTTGAACAAGAAAGTTAAGAAGAAAAAAGAGAACTTCCTACTCTGTCCAAATTATGAAGACTCACAAGTCACTGTACATAGAAAATCCATCCTCTGAATAAAACTTCAAACAAACTTCATTTATTCAatatttatagaaaaaaaaaaaaaaaaacttactatCAAAACAAGTCCAACAAGGATGGGGTTTATACTTTATATATTCTCATAGGTTTTCATTCTTAGGGACTTGTTCGTTCCTgatttttaactaaaaaaagtcaaaacaAACCAAAACAAGGTTACTTTGAACATGAGAACAATTGATCACTTAGAACACCCTTTGCCACTAGAATTTGGTTTATATACATGGTATAATTTTTCGGCGTTGATGGTCAACTGACCAACCTTGACCTAGAGTAGCTTCGCCCCTGAACTGCAGAGCTATAAAGGAAACAAACCAAGCACACAACTTTTCAACAAATAATGAGCACCATCAAATAGTCTCAGCATCATAAAATAGAATGCATCCACGTCAAACTAGCTCATATGCCTGCAAAACATATTGCACAAGCTAGACAATACTTGTAAACTGTAAATATATTGAACATGCTCCCATTTTCAGCATCTGAGAACTTGCTGATGTCCCAAAAGAATAGCATATTCAATCCCACAAGTGGGGGCTGTCTCCGGTAGACACCTCGGCACAAGtacaagcaattcaaagcagtacAAAAGAAATAACGGAAGCGAATAAGGTAAGGCAAAATGCTATAAAAAGCATGGGTAACAACTCCAATATGATTATAAAAACAAAAATTCCATATCTGCTATATTTCTACTGTTTTTTACCTTATGCTTCTACATAACTTTGTTTACATATTTCAGCACTTTGCTAATGCTTTTACATGTCAATTACTCTATATGCTACCGTATATACAGAAAATCTTCAATCATTATACTATCAAGAATCATATTGTCTATAAGGAAAAATTACATCTTTTATTCACATCTCAATTCTTTTCCTCTATTTTATAAATATTCAAGACACCCACAAGTTGGGACTTCGATTCAAATTGATTTACAAAATTTGATACTTCtactaagcattttatcaaacacctgGTGTGCATACTGTGAACAAAAAGAATTACAACaattaaaagaaaaaggaaagtagTGTTTACAAGTGATTGCGCTATTAAAACTTCGTCTTCTTTGACTTGCCCTGAAAATTTGGGGAGTTAATACGAGTTTAGAGCGGCAAAGTTAAAAAGTGTCTTTGGAACTTTACAAAGTTAATAATATACTCCCtctggttaaaaaaaaaaaaggtgtgcaTTTAACCATTTAAAATAGTTAATTTTACTAAACTAATCCTAATTAAATAGGATATTGAAATTCGATCACTTAGGGGGGTTTGGTTGGATAACTTATCCTGGAATTAGTTATTTCATTCTCCCAGGGGAATAAAATAACATTATAATCCCGAGGTTAGTTATACCGCAATTCTATCTCAACCAAACGTGGAATAAACTGATCTCAAGTATAATCTCGGaattatttatccttatccctcgtaccaaacgagcccttatcACTTAGTAAGGGTAACTTttaaaaattaaagttaattctttttttatttggTAAGTGAATACTCTTTTTTAACGGGAGGGAGTAACGTTTTttgttcttcttcctcttcttcttcttaatttttGTTACTTTCTACTTTCTAAATAAAAAATTGATTTACTACTTCGATCAAATAGGGTCTAATGAGTAAAGTTATTTAAATCTGAACGGGTTAAAAATGCGTGGATTAATTACTTGTTAAGTGTACTTAAGTCATGATAAATTGATGGAACACAACTCATTATTTTTGACAATGAACTGTGAATATTACTATACAAAAAATTCAATTTTGTACAAACTAAGAGCATCTAGAGTCCTAAGCCACCTTCTAATGAAGGGTTCACAGAATCCACTAGACCTCAAAAGGAAAAACAACAatcaaccaaaccaaacaaatgAACAGCTAAGTACAAATCCTATGTATCAAAACTTGACAGTTTCTAGCTTTCCTAGATCCTGCACACATGCTAAGCCTTTCTCTAAGTTCCTTCTGTATTCGTGTCACTATATACGCAGTATTGACATTCAAGTGCTTGAAAATTTTCCAGTTCCTTACTTGCCAGGTGTAGTAGACTAGGGCACCACACATAGCAGCTGTTATTTTCTTCCTTAAATTGTCTCCAGTGTCTGCTCTTGATCCAGTGCATACAACCTCTAGCATTCTTTGCAAGGATTGGAATGCCAGACCAGGTCTCTAGTGCAGTTCTAACAGCAGTTGTCCAGCTACAATCAGCAAAATGGTGCTGGTGTGATTCCAGAACTCCCATATCACACAAACAACATTCAGTGTTTCCATCAACTTGAATGTTTAATCTCATCATCCTTTCCCTTTCCTTTGTAAGCAATCTGTCCTGGTAAGCAAGCCATAAGATCACCCTCTGTCTAGGCAGCATCACTGCACTCCAAATCAAATCTGCCTCTCTCAATCTTGTCATTGCCTCCAGCATGTCAATGTGACTACTTGACACTGAATAAATTCCACTAGGAGTGACTTGTATGTACCCCTTCTATACCATTGTACCATACTCTCCTTTAAATCATTCAATTTCTTCCAATACCAACTACAATCCTGTGGTGGATAATGTTCCCAAATATTTCTATAAGTCTTCATATAAACTTCATGCACCCATATGACCCATAAAACATCTTTTTTTGTAGCTATTTGCCACAATAGTTTCCCAATAGATGCTATGTTCCATAACTTGCATCCCTTGATGTTTAGACCACCAAACATCTTGGGCATACAAACTCTCTCCCAAGCAACAAAATTTGTTTTCCTATGGCCTTCTGAGCACCCCCATAACACGACTCATTATGTTCAATTCAAATATGTATTTTCATTTGTTTGTTCTGTTTTATGATTTGTTTTAATTACCAAAGCaaaaaaacataataataataataataaaagaacttcttttctcttctctatCATATTTATATCAAAGTATCAAACAAATCAATGCAAAATATATTTTTctctttacatttttttttttgttaaaagggCAATTCGGGTGAGATGCACAAATAGGATAATTTGAGACTATAGTCTATAGTACGTCATAACTTGTATCCCAAATTTACTGATTTTGATTCCTTTCGCAGTCATATTTGCCGGTCAtcttaagggtattttagtatgaatttttttgttaaacttaaaaGGCCATATTTGCATAAATATCAAAACTTGTAACAATATTTAAGTAGAAGCGTAAACGTatttcttttatgcaaatcacCCTTTAAATTATCATATTAGTGCAAATCACCCAG from Lycium barbarum isolate Lr01 chromosome 10, ASM1917538v2, whole genome shotgun sequence includes:
- the LOC132616210 gene encoding elongator complex protein 4, with amino-acid sequence MASSRPRASSFSRNISSAATSQIPGVKLGPNGTSFLSSGIPDLDQILGGGFTLGSLVMIMEDPEAPHHMLLLRNFMSQGLIHKQPLLYASPEKDPRGFLGTLPSPMASKEEKSHERPAEQDANLRIAWQYKKYFGEQNSEVQRGGKAEYCNDFDLRKPLERHFYSGQRVDCISLRDSPNLAPLLERCSTFSAQVSKSDGNIICAGRIAIQSLCSPQCDFSDKDWDMLSFIRSLKGMVRSSGAVAVISFPPSLVSLTFLKRWQHLADTLISVKAIPDEDKELAKLLTGYQDMLGLLSVHKVARINTQVPAILEATTFSMKLRKRRALVLECLNQAPVDGSSGSSYGTSGSCSGSSKTGNLDF